TCAACCCGATGTCGGGGCCGGTTGCGTCATGGCAATGTTACGCGATCATGACGCGCTGTACGAGCCGATACCTGTGTCCGCGTGGCGGAGAATCAGGGGATGCAAATTGCCGCCAGCCTGCCTTTCCTAAAGTCTTGCCTCACGTCCAACGGATATATGGGACAGGTCAAAAACCTGCATCTCATATGCGGGAACAGATGTGCAAAGACATGTCGGCCCGAGCAGGAATCATGGACGCGACGGGCGCGAAGCAATGGCTAGCGCGATTAGGTATCGAATACGGCATCAGGACAAATTTGGTGCATTCATAATTTTCGATTTTCTATTCGTATTCCATAAGGGGAAGGCAATGATTGAGATGGGGAAGAAGTCGGTCATCCGAGCTACGATGTGCTCGGCCATGGCACTGATGTGCGCGACGACACCACTGCAGGCACAGGTGGCCGCTGACGCCCCCGAAGCCGGTGAGATTGTCGTTACCGCGCGCAAGCGGTCCGAAGACGTGCTGAAGACGCCTGTCGCCGTGTCGGTCGTGACCAGCGAGGACATTGCCAAGAAGGGCATCGCGTCGGTCGCCGATCTGGCCGCCAACACCCCCGGCATGAACGTCAACAACAATAGTTCGGGCCGGGCCGATCGCTCCTTCCAGCAGATCATCGTCCGCGGCTTCACGCCCTCGACATCGCTGTCGACAACGGTATCGACCTTCATCGATGGCGCGCCGGTATCGTCGCCGACCGCCTTCAGCTCGATCACCGACCCGGCGCGTATTGAAGTCCTCAAAGGCCCGCAGAGCGCCTATTTCGGCCGTAACACCTTTGCCGGCGCGGTCAATGTGGTGAACAAGGAACCGACCGGCGAATGGCACGGGTCGATCCTGGCCATGGGCGGCACGCGCAGCAATTATCGTTTCCATGCCGACCTTGAAGGGCCGATCTTTGGCGAAGCCCTTACCTTCCGCATCGGCGCCGACAAGTTCGCCAAGGACGGATCCTACACCAACAAATATAATGGCAGCCGGAACGGTCCGGTCAAGACCAACACGCTGGGCGACCAATCCAGCAAGAGCATCAACGCCCTGATCGTCGCAAAGCCGGTCACCGGCCTGACCATCAAGGCATTCGGCCTCTATTCGGAGGATCATGACGGTCCAGCGGCACAGGGGCTGATCGCGGCCTATGGCCTGACCGACAAGAACGGCAGGACGGTCGTGACCAACCAATCCAACTGCACGATCAGCGGCGTGCAGTCCGGGACCGTCGGATCGGCGGGCGCCAGCATTCGGGTCAACCGTCCGTTCATCTGCGGCGTTACGCCCAAGCTGAGCGCCACCGGTCCGGCGATCAACAACGAACTGACCCCCAACATCAAGAGCTGGCTCGCCAAATCGACCGGCCGCATCCTTGATGGCGATGAAGGCGTGCAGAATTTCGGCCTTTACCGCAAATTCTACCATCTGCATCTGGCCGCCGACTATGAAATTGGCGACACCGGCCTGACGCTGTCGTCGATCACGTCGATGAACCGCGAACTCTACAGCACGCTGGTGGATCTGGACAATTGGGGTTCCGATCAGGTCAACTTCGCCACTCCGGCAGCGACGGCAACAGCGGCAGCGGCTGGCGTCAACTATTGGAACTTCCCGTTCCTGATCGAACGCAAGAATAGCGACTTCTCGCAGGAAGGCCGTCTGTCCTTCGACAATGGCGGCCCGCTGCGCGCAACGATCGGCGCCAGCTATCTGAACAACTGGGTCACGAGCGACCTGGGCGGCAATGCCGGTGTGCTGACCAATGTCGTCGCCAGCACGGCAGGCAAGACCCAGTCGCGGACCAAGGGCGCCTTCTTTGCCCTGTCCTATAAATTCTTCGACAAGCTGACGATCAACGCCGAAGGCCGTTACCAGATCGACAAGCTCTATGCCTATGCCCAGCCGACCGGTCTGAATGTCACCAACGCCGCGATCGCCCCTCCAGGCTTCTACGCTTTTGGCGACAAATTGCTGAGCGGCACCTACAAGAATTTCCTGCCCCGCCTCATCGCCCAATATGACTTTGATCGAAACACGATGGTCTATGCTTCCTGGGCCAAGGGCGTGAACCCGGGCGGGTTCAATACCAGCTTCCTCACTGCGCCAACCGCAACGGTCAACGCGGCCATCGCCGCTGGCATCGGCGTTTCGGTCAAGCCTGAGAAGGTCACCAACTACGAGATCGGCATCAAGGGCAAGCTGCTCGACGGTCGAATTCGCTACGCGCTGGACGGCTATTTCGCCAAATGGAAGGACCAGATCAACTCGATCGCCCTTGCTATTCTGGACCCCAACACGGGTACGCCCCAGCTGGTCCAGGGTACGGCGAACACCGGCAGCGTGGACATGAAGGGCATCGAGTTCGAGGGCAGCTTCGCCGTCAACGACCTCATCACCCTGAATGGCGCAGGCTCGCTCAACGACTCCAAGCTGAACGACTATGTCTCGCCGACGGTCAGCCAGTTGTCGGGCATTTTCGACTATAGCGGCAATGAGATGCCCAACACGTCGAAATGGTCGGCGAGCGCCGGCATCCAGTTTGGCGGCGACATTCGCGGTCAGGACGCCTCGACCTGGTTCGCCCGTGCGGACTATGTCTATAAGTCAGGCGTCTATTCCAACGCGGCTAACATCGTTCGCACGCCCAAATTCTATAATGTGAACTTGCGGACCGGGGTGACCATCGGCGCATTCTCGCTGGAAGCGTTCGTCAACAACGCGCTCAACAACGATGCCTATACCTCGATCGGCGACCAGTTCCTGTTCACGCCGAGCTTCCAATATACCAGCACCTTCTCTGCGGTGATCGTGGGTCTGCGTGAAAAGCGGACTGCCGGTGTGCAGGCGAAGTTTAAGTTCTAAGATATAAGCATAATCGCAGGAGGACGGGCGCGGTTGCGAAAGCAGCCGCGCCCTTTCCTTTGTTTGTTGAAGCCTTGCCGGACGAGATGTCGCATCGTTTGGCGCGACCGGCCTGTTCCGGCGAGACGAAAAAGGGGAGAACCGGACCACCGGCTCTCCCCCTTTTTCATGCAGGCAAACGCCTTATCGAGGTTCAGGGTTTACGCGTGAATGCAGGGATTTTGATACTGCGATTAAGGACCATGCTCGTCGCGTCGCGCCCGATGCTAAACGTCACTGCTTGCCCACCGATCTTCCAGACCCGGGCGTCAGCATCGAAATGGCCGATCAGCCGGGGATCCACCACCACTGTCACCGTACGGCGCTCGCCTGGATCGAGTTTCACCCGTTCGAAACCTACCAGTCGGCGGATCGACTTGCCATCAGCGTCGGCAACGGCGGCATAAGCCTGGGGCACGTCGATCCCGGCGCGCTTCCCGACATTCTGTACGGTGAAACGCAATGTCGGCTGCGCACCGCCCTTCACCGTCAGACCGGAATAGGTGAAGCGACTGTAGGACAGTCCATGACCGAAGGCAAAAAGCGGCACTTCCCCCTTCTGCTCGAACCAGCGATAGCCCACATCCGCACCCTCGGCATAATCGACCGGGAAGCCCTCCACCCCGCCGCTGATGTCGATGGTCGTCGCACCCTGCGTCGGCGGCTTGCTAGCTTCGGCTATCATCGCCGCCTTGACGTTCGCCAGACCCGGTATGTCCGGGCGCGGTTGCTGCCGGTCATGCGCAGGAAAGCTGAGCGGGAGGCGGCCTGAAGCATCGACTTCGCCCAGCAGCATACGGGCGATGGCTTCGCCGCCGCGATCGCCGGGATACCAGGCTTCGACTACTGCCGCGACCTGGCCCAGCCACGGCATCAGCACCGCGCCCCCGGTTTGCAGGACGACGGTCGTGCGCGGGTTGGCGACGGCGACGGCCTTGATGAGCGCGTCCTGATTGCCGGGCAGCGCCAGCGTTTCGATGTCCAGCGCCTCGGTGCGCCATTGTTCGGCAAAGACCAGCACAGCGTCGGCCCCCTGCGCGGCGGCAGCGGCAGCGGCGATGTCCTGGCCATCCAGATAGATCACATCGGCCTGCGGCAGGCGCGCGCGGATCGCGGCGAGCGGGGCGTTGCCCTGATAGGTCGTCTTGATGAAACTCAAATTCTTCGGCCCGTTAGGGATCGGCACGCGCAGTGGCGATCCGCTGACCGCCTGCACCTGCGACGATCCGCCGCCCGACAGAACGCCGATATCGGCATGGCCGCCGATGACGACGATTTTCTTGGCGTTACGGGCGAGCGGGAGCGTATCGCGGTCGTTCTTCAGCAGCACGATCCCCGCTTCGGCCGCGCGCTGGGCTACGACGGCGTGGGCGGCATAGTCGATCGGTTGCGGCGTGGTAGGTGCCGGACGATCGACGATCCCGCTGGCGAACATCGTGCGCAGGATGCGGCGAACCTTCGTATCGATGGTCGGCAGCGAGATATCCCCCGCTTCGACGGCGGTCTTCAGCGCAGGGCCGAAATAGACGGCCTTGTCCAGCTCCTGTCCCGACTGCTGATCCAACCCGGCCTTGGCGGCCTTGACCGTCGAATGAACCGCGCCCCAATCCGACATGACGAAGCCTGGATAGTTCCAGTCGCGGCGCAGCACGTCAGTCAACAGAAACGGGTTCTCACAAGCCCAATCGCCATTCACCTTGTTATAGGCGCACATGACGGAACCGGGTTGGCCGCGTTCGATCGCGATCTGGAAGGCGAGCAGGTCGCTTTCGCGTAGCGCGGCTTCGCCGATACGCGCGTCGAGAACATAGCGGCCGCTTTCCTGCGAATTGAGCGCGAAATGCTTCACCGTGGCGATGATGTTGTTGGACTGGATGCCGCGGATGCTTTCGCCACCCATGACGCCGCTGAGCAACACATCCTCGCCGAAATATTCGAAGTTGCGGCCGCCCCAGGCGTCGCGCGTCAGATTGACGCCACCGGCCAGCAGCACGTTGAAACCCTTCGCCCGCGCCTCTGCACCGATCATCGCACCGCCCGCATGGGCGATGGCGGGATCGAAACTTGCGCCGATCGCCAGCGCCGACGGCAGGGCCGTGGCGACATCGCCCGGCCGCATCGATCCGCCGTTGCCGACGCCCAGGCCACCATCACTTTCATATAATTCGGGTACGCCCAGACGCGCGACGCCCGGCACATAGCCCGCGCCGATGCGCTTTTCGTCCGGCCGCGTCTTGCGCAAGACCGACCCGAAATTGCCGTGCAGCATCGCGATCTTTTCATCGAGCGTCATCTGCTTCAGCGCCGCCTCGGCGCGCTGATCGGGCGTCTGCCCCACCTCCTGCGCATGCGCGGACGCGAACAGCAGCGCGCCGAGCGCACAGGACGACACCAAGCGAGGGATCATGCCAGCCATGGCCAGTCTCCGAAATATCAGGATGAAAGGAGCGCGCCTCAAACGGCGCGCGAAAGGCTCGAACGACCCATGATGATCGCACCGCTGAAATTGAGAAGAGCGGGCAGCAGGCCGAAGGCGATCATGACGCCCGTCAACGCGCTGGTCGATTGCGGCAGTCCGGCAACCGCGCGCGCCGCGTCGAAGCCGAAGCCCGACAGGATAAGCCCGGTCAACAGGGTGCCGCCCAGCGCGAACGCGATCTTGTCGGCCGCGATCCACACGGCGGAATAGAGACCGGCATGGCGCTCATCTTCCGCCGAAATATCCGCGACAAGCGAAAAGCCGAGCATCGCCCAGCCCGAATTGCCGATGGCGGACGCGAAGGAGAAGAACAGCGCCGCCGCCGCGCCCCAATGCGCGCCCAACGCCCATAGCCCGTAGAAAGCGCCATGGATGATCGCACCAGCGGCATAGCAGCGCGGCTTGCCGAAACGCGCCGCGGCTGCGACCCAGATCGGCTGGGCGACCACGATCCCGGCGCAAGCGGTCAGGACCAAGCCGCCGATCAGCGTCAGCGCATCCGTTCGCGCCATATTGTAGGACAGGAAATAGAGCATCGAGGCATAGGACATGCCCTGCCCGATCAGTTGCAGCAGATTAGCCGAGAGCAGTACGGAGAAGCGCCGGTGCGACAGCACCGTCATCGCTTCCCGCACGGTCAACCGAATGCGCGGCGCGGAAGGCGGGGCATTGCGTTGTATTCGAGCAGCGCGGCTAGCGCCGAAAAAGGCGCAAAGCAAGGCGACCGGACAGATCACGGCCAGCACCAGCGCCATGGATTCATAGGCCGCCTGCCCGCCGCCCCAATGCTGGACCAGCGCGGGCGCCAATCCGCCCGACACCATGACGCCAACGGCAGTGAAGACCAACCGCCACGCCATCAGGACGTTGCGTTCCCGTGGCGATGCGGTGAGTTCGCCCGCCAGCGCCAGATAGGGCACTGAAAAACTGGCGAAGACGATCATGTAGAGGCTGAACGTGGCAGCGACATAGGCGATGCGCAGGCTGGTGGAGCCTTCGGGCACATGGAACAGCAGCAGCATGGCGACCGGGGCGCCCAGCGCGCCCGCCAGCAGCCACCAGCGTCGGTGGATGCGTCTTTGCCAGCGATCGGACAGGACACCCACGGCGATGTCGCTGCCGATGCCCCAGATCATCTTGGGCACGAAGATCGCCGCTCCGGCAACGGCGGGCTGGATACCCAGCACCGTCGTCATGAAAAATAACAGCAGGAGCGAAGGCAGATCGCGGAACACCTGCCCCGCAACCTGTCCTGCGCCATAGGCCAGCTGGCCGCCAAGGCCGAGCGCGTTTTCGCTTTTCCCGGCAGGTGTGATCCCCTCAATGGCGGCCGCGCCGGTCATCGTGCGCCCGGACCGGCTGTAGGTGCGGCGGGTGGCTGCGGCGGCGACCAGCCGGCGGGCACGGGCGCGGGCTTTTGTTCGCGCGCGTAGTTTTCGAGGCTGGACAGGGACGGGCCGTAATCGGTCGTGGGCGCGGACAGCCATTTGGGGTCCATTGCCCGCGCTGTGGCCACCAGATCGGCGGGCAGCGATTCGATGGACGGCATGGTGCCGAAGCTGGTCAGGTAGCTGATATGGCCCGGCGCCTGGCCCATCAGCATCCATGGCAGCCAGGGGGTAATGCGTTGCCATGCGCCGACATGCGGCAGATGCGTCAAACGGGGGTTGAGCACGTCGGCGCGCTTGACCGAATAGATGAACTGTTCCGACACGCGGTTCATGACGCCCGAGCTTTCGCGCGGCCATTTGTCCGGCTGGAGCGCGTTGGGATACATCATGTCGATGCCGGTCTGGCACACCAGCGTATCGTCCGGTCCGGTGCTCCAGTCGAGCAGGAACGGCTTGCGGACAGGCGCGCCCTTCTGCAACCCGCCATAAGATGGCGGTTCTGGCACGAATTCGCTGATGGTGAAGTTGAACGGATCGTTGGCGATCGGAACGACCCGAACGTCTTCATTGGTGTAGGGATTGCGCCAGGTCTTCAGAATTTCGCCGCTTTCCAGATCGCGATAGAAGACGATCTCGCGCAGCATCCGTCGCCATCCGCCGTCTTCCAGCTTCTTGACGCGCACGACGCTGAACCCTTCGACGCCGAACAGCGGCCGGACCTTTTCATTGTCGCGCACGCCCCATGCCTTGCCCTTGAGCCAGCCGATCTTCTCCTTCGACGGATCGAGATCGCCGTCCAGGCGGGCATAGGTGTCGCGATTCCAGATGGGATCCTTGAAATCGATTTTCGTCACGAACGAAGGCACTGAGTTTGCCGCGGCAGCGACGCGCGGTGCGGCGATTGCACCGGCAGCGACAGCCGCCAGACCTAAGCCTTGGCGGCGCGTGATTCCATCCATTGTCATGGTCTATATTCCCCTACTCACATGAAACGATCCGGGCAGAAAAGCCCGCTATTTGCGACTGATTTCAATGCCATCGCGCCGCCCGATCCGCGCATCCAGCTTGCGTCGGGCGGGCTGCAACCGGTTGCCGAACGCCTGCATGAACAAAGCGGACAGTTGGGCGGCATCCGCTATTTCACGAAATTTGGGCGGGCCGGGACGATCGGGTTCGCAGATCGCACCGCCGAAATAATGGTCGACCCCGTCTAGAACCATCGCATAGCGATTCCCGCCCGGCGCCGCTGCATCATAAGCCGCCAGATGTCCGCGCCATCCCTCGCCGGTCTGATCCATACCCGGCAGGAAGTCGGCGGTCCCGCTCTGGACTAGCGCGGGCACCGCCAAGGCCCCATAGCCTGCCGCCGTGATCAGAACCGGAATGGGCGCGGGCGGCGAGAAGGCGACGACCGCCATGACCGAAGGATCACGCAAGGGCGCTTTTACGCCATCCGGCACCACCGCTTCCGCGCCGCCCAAGGTAAGAGCGGTCAGCCCGCCATAGCTGTGGCCCGCCGCGATATAGGGTCCACCGATATGACGCGACACCGCGCGCATATCCTCGATCCGCGCTTTCCAACTCGCCAGTCCCTTGAATTCGGCGGTGCGGGGATGGTTGGTTAAATCCACATGAAGCGGCGCGAACACTGCATAGCCTGCCTCGACCCACGGGCCGATCAACCGATCATATTTCCAAGGCGCGGATGCAGCGCCATGGGAAAAGGCGATCGTGCCGATCGGCCGACCGCGCGGCGTCCAGTGCCAAAGCGGGATCGCCCTGCCATCCGGGCCATCCAGCGTCAACTGTCTGGCCGTAGCGGTCGACGCCGCAATCGCGGGATGCGCATAAGCGAGACTGGCGATGGTTGCCGCCAAAATCTCGCGCCGGGAACGGTCGAAGCTCATGATCGGCAACCTATCCGGGCGACGCACCGGCCATAGTGGCAAGCGGCGCTTGTCCGGCAGGCGACCACTGCTTGCGGCCGCGCCCTTAAGCCAGCCCTGTCGGTTCGCTCAGGTCGCGGCTGATGGCCGCCGCGTAGGATGTCAGCACCGGCAGATACTTCTCCAGCGCGGCATCGATTTTCATGGCGGTCACGAAAAACACCATCGTCATCGCCGCTTCGAACACGCCGTCGCAGAAAATCGGCACGGCGATGGAACTGGTCTTGCCAGGCGTGCGGTTGAAATGATTGCGACCCTGGACGGCAAAGCCATTCTGCCGGATTTTCGCCACGTCCAGACTAGCCTCTGCCGTGCTCAGATAATCAAGGTCGATATCCTGCGACACGCGCATCCAGTTGAGGATCATTTCGCGGTCCTCATCCGGTGCGAAGGCGAGCGACAATTTGCCAGACGCACTGTCCAGGATCGGCAAGGTGAAGCCGGGATAGTAATTTTCGAACGTGAGCGACGTGTTCGCGTGGGTGCTGTCGCGCAGCATCATGCGGCGGCCCACGCGAATGGCGATCGAAATCGGCCAGCCCACCTCCTGCGTCAGCGCCAAGATATGCGGGCGGGCGATGTTGACGAGATGGTCGCCATGCTGGAAACCCTGCGCCAATGTCTGGACCATGGCGGTGGCGCGATAGCGTTTACGCGATGGCTCCTGTTCGATCAGACCTTCATATAATAAGGTCTGCACGATCCGGCATGCGGTGGGATAAGGCACTTTGGATGCGCGAGAAATTTCCATCATGGAAAGCGAGCCATGCTGATTGATGGCCCGCAACGCTGAAATGGACCGGCTGATAGACCGGATAGGGACACCCTTTTCCATATATGCGACTCCCGTATGACATTTCCGTTGCAGATAAGGGATCATGAAATTCTCATAGATCGGATAGTGCGGCAACGTTTATCCGCCTGTCGGATAGATTGTCTCTTTGTCGCCGCCTTATGGAACCAACAGCGTTGTTCGCCTGCCGAAGCTCTGCAACGCATGGCGTGAGGGTGGCGGGCTGTCCGTCTAGCTGTTGCAGTCTCCACCGCGATCTCCGCCCCATCTGCAAGGACATGATCATGCTGCACATTTCCCGCCCGGCCCTACGCCCCGATACAGAGGCCTTCCTTGCGCGACGCGGTGCGGGCAGCGGCTTGCTGATCGACGGCAGCTGGCGGGACGCCCAAGGGAGCGGCACGCTCGCTACGCTGGACCCCGCAACCGGCAAGGAACTGGCGCGAATCAGCGATGCGTCGACCGCCGACGTCGATGAAGCCGTGTCGGCCGCGCGCAAGGCGCTGCCGGGGTGGCGGGCCACCACGCCCGTCGCGCGCGCACGCATCCTCTGG
This window of the Sphingobium sp. CR2-8 genome carries:
- a CDS encoding TonB-dependent receptor, whose product is MIEMGKKSVIRATMCSAMALMCATTPLQAQVAADAPEAGEIVVTARKRSEDVLKTPVAVSVVTSEDIAKKGIASVADLAANTPGMNVNNNSSGRADRSFQQIIVRGFTPSTSLSTTVSTFIDGAPVSSPTAFSSITDPARIEVLKGPQSAYFGRNTFAGAVNVVNKEPTGEWHGSILAMGGTRSNYRFHADLEGPIFGEALTFRIGADKFAKDGSYTNKYNGSRNGPVKTNTLGDQSSKSINALIVAKPVTGLTIKAFGLYSEDHDGPAAQGLIAAYGLTDKNGRTVVTNQSNCTISGVQSGTVGSAGASIRVNRPFICGVTPKLSATGPAINNELTPNIKSWLAKSTGRILDGDEGVQNFGLYRKFYHLHLAADYEIGDTGLTLSSITSMNRELYSTLVDLDNWGSDQVNFATPAATATAAAAGVNYWNFPFLIERKNSDFSQEGRLSFDNGGPLRATIGASYLNNWVTSDLGGNAGVLTNVVASTAGKTQSRTKGAFFALSYKFFDKLTINAEGRYQIDKLYAYAQPTGLNVTNAAIAPPGFYAFGDKLLSGTYKNFLPRLIAQYDFDRNTMVYASWAKGVNPGGFNTSFLTAPTATVNAAIAAGIGVSVKPEKVTNYEIGIKGKLLDGRIRYALDGYFAKWKDQINSIALAILDPNTGTPQLVQGTANTGSVDMKGIEFEGSFAVNDLITLNGAGSLNDSKLNDYVSPTVSQLSGIFDYSGNEMPNTSKWSASAGIQFGGDIRGQDASTWFARADYVYKSGVYSNAANIVRTPKFYNVNLRTGVTIGAFSLEAFVNNALNNDAYTSIGDQFLFTPSFQYTSTFSAVIVGLREKRTAGVQAKFKF
- a CDS encoding beta-glucosidase codes for the protein MIPRLVSSCALGALLFASAHAQEVGQTPDQRAEAALKQMTLDEKIAMLHGNFGSVLRKTRPDEKRIGAGYVPGVARLGVPELYESDGGLGVGNGGSMRPGDVATALPSALAIGASFDPAIAHAGGAMIGAEARAKGFNVLLAGGVNLTRDAWGGRNFEYFGEDVLLSGVMGGESIRGIQSNNIIATVKHFALNSQESGRYVLDARIGEAALRESDLLAFQIAIERGQPGSVMCAYNKVNGDWACENPFLLTDVLRRDWNYPGFVMSDWGAVHSTVKAAKAGLDQQSGQELDKAVYFGPALKTAVEAGDISLPTIDTKVRRILRTMFASGIVDRPAPTTPQPIDYAAHAVVAQRAAEAGIVLLKNDRDTLPLARNAKKIVVIGGHADIGVLSGGGSSQVQAVSGSPLRVPIPNGPKNLSFIKTTYQGNAPLAAIRARLPQADVIYLDGQDIAAAAAAAQGADAVLVFAEQWRTEALDIETLALPGNQDALIKAVAVANPRTTVVLQTGGAVLMPWLGQVAAVVEAWYPGDRGGEAIARMLLGEVDASGRLPLSFPAHDRQQPRPDIPGLANVKAAMIAEASKPPTQGATTIDISGGVEGFPVDYAEGADVGYRWFEQKGEVPLFAFGHGLSYSRFTYSGLTVKGGAQPTLRFTVQNVGKRAGIDVPQAYAAVADADGKSIRRLVGFERVKLDPGERRTVTVVVDPRLIGHFDADARVWKIGGQAVTFSIGRDATSMVLNRSIKIPAFTRKP
- a CDS encoding MFS transporter encodes the protein MTGAAAIEGITPAGKSENALGLGGQLAYGAGQVAGQVFRDLPSLLLLFFMTTVLGIQPAVAGAAIFVPKMIWGIGSDIAVGVLSDRWQRRIHRRWWLLAGALGAPVAMLLLFHVPEGSTSLRIAYVAATFSLYMIVFASFSVPYLALAGELTASPRERNVLMAWRLVFTAVGVMVSGGLAPALVQHWGGGQAAYESMALVLAVICPVALLCAFFGASRAARIQRNAPPSAPRIRLTVREAMTVLSHRRFSVLLSANLLQLIGQGMSYASMLYFLSYNMARTDALTLIGGLVLTACAGIVVAQPIWVAAAARFGKPRCYAAGAIIHGAFYGLWALGAHWGAAAALFFSFASAIGNSGWAMLGFSLVADISAEDERHAGLYSAVWIAADKIAFALGGTLLTGLILSGFGFDAARAVAGLPQSTSALTGVMIAFGLLPALLNFSGAIIMGRSSLSRAV
- a CDS encoding DUF1838 family protein, yielding MTKIDFKDPIWNRDTYARLDGDLDPSKEKIGWLKGKAWGVRDNEKVRPLFGVEGFSVVRVKKLEDGGWRRMLREIVFYRDLESGEILKTWRNPYTNEDVRVVPIANDPFNFTISEFVPEPPSYGGLQKGAPVRKPFLLDWSTGPDDTLVCQTGIDMMYPNALQPDKWPRESSGVMNRVSEQFIYSVKRADVLNPRLTHLPHVGAWQRITPWLPWMLMGQAPGHISYLTSFGTMPSIESLPADLVATARAMDPKWLSAPTTDYGPSLSSLENYAREQKPAPVPAGWSPPQPPAAPTAGPGAR
- a CDS encoding alpha/beta hydrolase family protein; amino-acid sequence: MSFDRSRREILAATIASLAYAHPAIAASTATARQLTLDGPDGRAIPLWHWTPRGRPIGTIAFSHGAASAPWKYDRLIGPWVEAGYAVFAPLHVDLTNHPRTAEFKGLASWKARIEDMRAVSRHIGGPYIAAGHSYGGLTALTLGGAEAVVPDGVKAPLRDPSVMAVVAFSPPAPIPVLITAAGYGALAVPALVQSGTADFLPGMDQTGEGWRGHLAAYDAAAPGGNRYAMVLDGVDHYFGGAICEPDRPGPPKFREIADAAQLSALFMQAFGNRLQPARRKLDARIGRRDGIEISRK
- a CDS encoding IclR family transcriptional regulator domain-containing protein, giving the protein MIPYLQRKCHTGVAYMEKGVPIRSISRSISALRAINQHGSLSMMEISRASKVPYPTACRIVQTLLYEGLIEQEPSRKRYRATAMVQTLAQGFQHGDHLVNIARPHILALTQEVGWPISIAIRVGRRMMLRDSTHANTSLTFENYYPGFTLPILDSASGKLSLAFAPDEDREMILNWMRVSQDIDLDYLSTAEASLDVAKIRQNGFAVQGRNHFNRTPGKTSSIAVPIFCDGVFEAAMTMVFFVTAMKIDAALEKYLPVLTSYAAAISRDLSEPTGLA